One Caulobacter segnis genomic window carries:
- a CDS encoding SRPBCC domain-containing protein has translation MKTTIAAAALLAATLTTGAARAEVVDAQPNGFEVRHVVAIAAPASAVWAVLVQPSKWWVSGHTWSGSAANLSLGAASGGCFCERLPNGGSVLHMTTLYAAPGTRLVLSGALGPMQSSGATGALTFLLAEKDGRTTVTVTYDVGGYFKGGLDKIAAPVDGVLGQQVQGLKAAAEAR, from the coding sequence ATGAAGACGACGATCGCGGCCGCGGCGCTGCTGGCCGCCACGCTGACCACCGGCGCGGCGCGGGCCGAGGTGGTCGACGCCCAGCCCAATGGTTTCGAGGTCCGCCACGTGGTGGCGATCGCGGCCCCGGCCAGCGCCGTCTGGGCTGTCTTGGTCCAGCCGTCGAAGTGGTGGGTGTCCGGCCATACCTGGTCGGGCTCGGCCGCCAACCTGTCGCTGGGCGCGGCCTCGGGCGGCTGTTTCTGCGAACGCCTGCCGAACGGCGGCTCGGTGCTGCACATGACTACCCTCTACGCCGCGCCCGGGACGAGGCTGGTGCTGTCGGGGGCGTTGGGGCCGATGCAGAGTTCCGGGGCGACCGGAGCCCTCACCTTTCTGCTGGCGGAAAAGGACGGCCGCACGACCGTGACCGTCACCTACGACGTCGGCGGCTACTTCAAGGGCGGTCTCGACAAGATCGCCGCGCCGGTGGATGGCGTGCTGGGCCAGCAGGTCCAGGGACTGAAAGCGGCGGCGGAGGCGAGATAA
- a CDS encoding M3 family metallopeptidase: MQRRTFLASAAAAGATAALNPSFALAQASNPLLQKWTGPYGGVPAFDKVKVADFKPALEAAMAKNLAEIDAITANKAAPTFENTIAALEDAGRTLNAVSTYYYIWGSNMSTPDFQVVEEEMDPKLSAHSDKVTQNAALFSRIEAVYNSPAKAKLTPEQQRVLWIYYTNFVRAGAKLSPAAKTRVGAINTELAGLYTKFSQNLLADENTWIELSDADLVGLPEGLKAAAASNAESRKLPGKYIVVNTRSSVDPFLTESPVRGAREKVWRAFVNRGDNGGATDNNAIIAKILKLRAERAKLLGYKTHAHWRLEDAMAKTPENAMGLMEAVWQPAIAQVAIDVADMQAIIDKEGGGFKLEPWDYRFYAEKVRKAKYDLDMNEVKPYLQLDKLREGMFWASGQLYGFEFKKIEGLPVYHEDITVYEVTRAGKHVGLWYFDPYARPGKRSGAWMNAYRTQERFKGEITTIVSNNSNFIKGKPGEPLLISWDDATTLFHEFGHAIHGLNANATYPTVSGTNVARDYVEFPSQLNEHWLPTPQVLNQFALHYQTGKPIPQPLVDKIEAAGKFGEGFGTTEYLASALIDMKLHLAGDVDIDPDKFEREELAKLNMPKEIVMRHRTPQFGHVFSGDGYSAGYYSYLWADTLTADAAEAFAEAPGKFYDKAVAKRLYEDIMSKGNTIDPVEQFRAFRGRDVKIGALMRKRGFPVPAGA; this comes from the coding sequence GTGCAACGTCGTACGTTCCTCGCCTCGGCCGCAGCCGCCGGGGCTACCGCCGCCCTCAACCCGAGTTTCGCCTTGGCCCAAGCTTCGAACCCGCTTCTCCAGAAATGGACCGGTCCCTATGGCGGCGTGCCGGCCTTCGATAAGGTCAAGGTCGCCGACTTCAAGCCGGCCCTCGAGGCGGCCATGGCCAAGAACCTGGCCGAGATCGACGCGATCACGGCCAACAAGGCCGCGCCGACCTTCGAGAACACCATCGCCGCCCTGGAAGACGCTGGCCGGACGCTGAACGCGGTGTCGACCTACTATTACATCTGGGGCTCGAACATGAGCACGCCGGACTTCCAAGTCGTCGAAGAGGAGATGGACCCCAAGCTGTCGGCGCACAGCGACAAGGTCACCCAGAACGCCGCGCTCTTTTCCCGCATCGAGGCGGTCTACAATTCGCCGGCCAAGGCCAAGCTGACGCCCGAGCAGCAGCGCGTGCTCTGGATCTACTACACCAACTTCGTGCGCGCCGGCGCCAAGCTCTCGCCGGCCGCCAAGACCCGGGTCGGGGCGATCAACACCGAGCTGGCCGGCCTCTACACCAAGTTCAGCCAGAACCTGCTGGCCGACGAGAACACCTGGATCGAGCTGTCGGACGCCGACCTGGTCGGCCTGCCGGAAGGTCTGAAGGCCGCGGCCGCTTCGAACGCGGAGTCGCGCAAGCTGCCGGGCAAGTACATCGTCGTGAACACCCGCTCCAGCGTCGACCCGTTCCTGACCGAGAGCCCGGTGCGCGGCGCCCGCGAGAAGGTCTGGCGCGCCTTCGTCAATCGCGGCGACAACGGCGGGGCGACCGACAACAACGCCATCATCGCCAAGATCCTGAAGCTGCGCGCCGAGCGGGCCAAGCTGCTGGGCTACAAGACCCATGCCCACTGGCGTCTCGAGGACGCCATGGCCAAGACGCCCGAGAACGCCATGGGGCTCATGGAAGCCGTCTGGCAGCCGGCCATCGCCCAGGTCGCCATCGATGTGGCCGACATGCAGGCGATCATCGACAAGGAGGGTGGCGGCTTCAAGCTGGAGCCGTGGGACTACCGCTTCTATGCCGAGAAGGTCCGCAAGGCGAAGTACGACCTCGATATGAACGAGGTGAAGCCCTACCTGCAGCTGGACAAGCTGCGCGAGGGCATGTTCTGGGCCTCGGGCCAGCTGTACGGCTTCGAGTTCAAGAAGATCGAAGGCCTGCCCGTCTATCACGAGGACATCACCGTCTATGAGGTGACCCGCGCCGGCAAGCACGTCGGCCTGTGGTACTTCGACCCCTATGCCCGTCCGGGCAAGCGCTCGGGCGCCTGGATGAACGCCTACCGCACCCAGGAGCGGTTCAAGGGCGAGATCACCACGATCGTCTCGAACAACTCCAACTTCATCAAGGGCAAGCCCGGCGAGCCCCTGCTGATCTCGTGGGACGACGCCACCACCCTGTTCCATGAGTTCGGCCACGCCATCCACGGCCTGAACGCCAACGCCACCTACCCGACCGTGTCGGGCACCAACGTGGCGCGCGACTATGTCGAGTTCCCCAGCCAGCTGAACGAGCACTGGCTGCCCACGCCCCAGGTGCTGAACCAGTTCGCCCTGCACTATCAGACCGGCAAGCCGATCCCGCAGCCCCTGGTCGACAAGATCGAGGCCGCCGGCAAGTTCGGCGAGGGCTTCGGCACCACCGAATACCTGGCCAGCGCCCTGATCGACATGAAGCTGCACCTGGCCGGCGACGTCGACATCGATCCGGACAAGTTCGAGCGCGAGGAGTTGGCCAAGCTGAACATGCCCAAGGAGATCGTCATGCGGCACCGCACGCCGCAGTTCGGTCACGTGTTCTCGGGCGACGGCTACTCGGCCGGTTATTACAGCTACCTGTGGGCCGACACCCTGACCGCCGACGCGGCCGAGGCCTTCGCGGAGGCTCCGGGCAAGTTCTACGATAAGGCGGTCGCCAAGCGCCTCTACGAGGACATCATGTCCAAGGGCAACACCATCGATCCCGTCGAACAGTTCCGCGCCTTCCGCGGTCGCGACGTGAAGATCGGCGCCCTGATGCGCAAGCGCGGCTTCCCGGTTCCGGCCGGGGCCTGA
- a CDS encoding helix-turn-helix transcriptional regulator codes for MNAPVPTENRLSAENRLGAYLRDRRARLDAAALGFSGPRRRTPGLRREEVAQRAHISATWYTWLEQGRGGAASADVLDRIARALMLTEVEREHLFLLGLGRPPEPRYREAEGVSPRLQRVLDALNPSPAMIKTLTWDVVAWNKAATVVLADYGAAPPEERNILRRIFCDPRARAMNPEWERVARFVVAAFRTDVARAGAGAEISVNALVEELRARSPEFAAFWADNDVRYYGDGIKNLHHPVLGPVSFEYSAFAVDGRPDLGMIVYNPATPEDLAAVKSLLDDRG; via the coding sequence ATGAACGCTCCCGTCCCGACCGAGAACCGCCTCTCCGCTGAAAACAGATTGGGCGCCTATCTGCGCGACCGGCGGGCCCGGTTGGACGCCGCAGCCCTGGGCTTTTCCGGCCCGCGCCGCCGCACGCCCGGCCTGCGGCGCGAAGAGGTCGCCCAACGGGCCCATATCAGCGCCACCTGGTACACCTGGCTGGAGCAGGGGCGCGGCGGCGCGGCTTCCGCCGACGTGCTGGACCGCATCGCCCGCGCCCTGATGCTGACCGAGGTCGAGCGCGAGCACCTGTTCCTGCTGGGCCTGGGTCGTCCGCCGGAGCCGCGCTATCGCGAGGCCGAGGGCGTCTCGCCCCGGCTGCAAAGGGTGCTGGACGCGTTGAACCCCAGCCCCGCCATGATCAAGACCCTGACCTGGGACGTCGTCGCCTGGAACAAGGCCGCCACGGTCGTGCTGGCCGACTATGGCGCGGCGCCGCCCGAGGAACGCAACATCCTGCGGCGGATCTTCTGCGACCCCCGCGCCCGCGCGATGAACCCCGAATGGGAGCGCGTGGCGCGGTTCGTGGTCGCGGCGTTCCGCACCGATGTCGCCCGCGCGGGGGCCGGGGCCGAGATCTCGGTCAACGCCCTGGTCGAGGAGCTGCGAGCCCGTAGTCCCGAGTTCGCCGCCTTCTGGGCCGACAACGACGTCCGCTACTACGGCGACGGGATCAAGAACCTGCATCACCCCGTCCTGGGACCGGTCAGCTTCGAGTATTCCGCCTTCGCGGTCGACGGCCGGCCGGACCTGGGCATGATCGTCTACAATCCGGCGACGCCGGAAGACCTGGCCGCCGTGAAATCGCTGCTGGACGATCGCGGCTAG
- a CDS encoding SDR family oxidoreductase, protein MRVFVTGAAGFVGSAVVQELLAHGHEVLGLSRSEAGLAQLEAAGAEAVFGTLDDHDVLTRSASACDGVIHTAFNHDFSRFAENAQQDGRAIGVLGAALEGTTKPILVTSGTAMLASGRMATEEDRPGGHSPRISEPSADALVAKDVRASVVRLAPTTHGAGDHGFVPMLIDLAREKGAAAYIGEGDNRWSAVHRGDAARLYRLAIERGAGGERYHAVAEEAVPMKMIAAAIGKGLGLPVESRPAEHFGWFAMFAGMDAATSAAWTRETLGWTPTGPSLAEDLENAGYF, encoded by the coding sequence ATGCGTGTTTTCGTCACCGGCGCCGCAGGCTTCGTCGGCTCGGCTGTCGTCCAGGAATTGCTGGCCCATGGCCACGAAGTGCTGGGCTTGTCGCGGTCGGAGGCTGGCCTGGCCCAGCTCGAGGCGGCTGGCGCGGAGGCCGTGTTCGGCACGCTCGACGACCACGACGTCCTGACGCGAAGCGCGTCAGCCTGCGATGGCGTCATCCACACCGCCTTCAACCACGACTTCTCGAGGTTCGCCGAGAACGCCCAACAGGACGGCCGGGCGATCGGGGTTCTGGGGGCGGCGCTGGAAGGTACGACCAAGCCGATCCTGGTGACCTCGGGCACGGCCATGCTGGCCTCCGGCCGGATGGCCACCGAGGAAGACCGGCCCGGCGGGCATTCGCCGCGGATCTCCGAACCCTCGGCCGACGCTCTGGTCGCCAAGGATGTCCGCGCCTCGGTCGTCCGCCTGGCGCCGACCACCCACGGCGCAGGCGATCACGGCTTCGTGCCGATGCTGATCGACCTGGCGCGCGAAAAGGGCGCCGCGGCCTATATCGGCGAGGGGGACAACAGGTGGTCGGCGGTGCATCGCGGCGACGCCGCCCGCCTCTACCGCCTGGCCATCGAACGCGGCGCGGGCGGCGAGCGCTATCACGCTGTCGCCGAGGAAGCGGTGCCGATGAAGATGATCGCCGCCGCGATCGGCAAGGGCCTGGGCCTGCCAGTCGAGAGCCGGCCGGCCGAGCACTTCGGCTGGTTCGCCATGTTCGCCGGCATGGACGCGGCGACCTCGGCCGCCTGGACGCGCGAAACCCTGGGCTGGACCCCGACCGGGCCGAGCTTGGCCGAGGACCTGGAGAACGCGGGGTACTTCTAG
- a CDS encoding FtsK/SpoIIIE family DNA translocase: MSSETFMARAARRSTTELLWDAIRYGWVQPWTARFRGGVVTVIGAGLLLAIATYNATDPSLNAATGDPARNALGGPGAAIADLLMQSVGLAAWGVALLMLVFGVTRAAQADPDAERKDLRLRAIVGVLGLLALAATLAAPPPPAIWQLEKGLGGFWGDSLLHMVASILRFAHIPGATLVAALLFAVAAIFALGFAIGVREVDPDAIQNAVNNALQPRARVAPEPVAAAKPARAKKEKAEAPPKRERRLPPIDDEEDAIVAAPTAVTAPERAYTPPPTDDAYDEEDAFEDTLDARPMAIAKPKAPPRESGREQREQQKAFDFEENGGFQLPELAMLAKSKPRSSEVDAGALRQNARLLESVLAEFGVKGQIDQIRPGPVVTMYELVPAPGVKTARVVALADDIARSMSVISCRVAVAQGRNAIGIEMPNQRRETVYLRDLLSSADYEKASQILPMALGETIGGEPYIADLAKMPHLLIAGTTGSGKSVGVNAMILSILYKLPPEKCRFIMVDPKMLELSVYDGIPHLLAPVVTDPKKAVVALKWTVREMEDRYRRMSKIGVRNIGGYNEKANEALEKGEHFERTVQTGFDDAGRPIYETEQIRPEAMPYLVVVIDEVADLMMVAGKDIEGAVQRLAQMARAAGIHLIMATQRPSVDVITGTIKANFPTRISFQVTSKIDARTILGEQGAEQLLGQGDMLYMAGGGRITRLHGPFVSDGEVEAVAKFLRDQGIPQYLEEVTAGGDEEQEEAIEGAFAGEGGANDLYDHAVAVVTRDRKASTSYIQRRLQIGYNRAASLMERMEKEGVVGAANHAGKREILAPPPPPL, encoded by the coding sequence TTGAGTTCGGAGACTTTCATGGCGCGAGCCGCGCGGCGATCCACGACGGAGCTCCTGTGGGACGCGATCCGTTACGGCTGGGTCCAGCCCTGGACGGCCCGGTTCCGGGGCGGGGTCGTCACCGTGATCGGGGCGGGCCTGTTGCTGGCCATCGCCACCTACAACGCCACCGATCCCAGCCTGAACGCAGCCACCGGCGATCCGGCCCGCAACGCCCTGGGCGGTCCGGGCGCGGCGATCGCCGACCTGCTGATGCAGTCCGTGGGCCTGGCGGCCTGGGGGGTGGCCTTGCTGATGCTGGTGTTCGGCGTCACCCGCGCGGCCCAGGCCGACCCGGACGCCGAGCGCAAGGACCTGCGCCTGCGCGCCATCGTCGGCGTGCTGGGCCTGCTGGCGCTGGCGGCCACCCTGGCGGCCCCGCCGCCGCCGGCCATCTGGCAGTTGGAGAAGGGCCTGGGCGGCTTCTGGGGCGACTCCCTGCTGCACATGGTCGCCAGCATCCTGCGTTTCGCCCACATTCCCGGCGCGACCCTCGTCGCCGCCCTGCTGTTCGCCGTCGCCGCCATCTTCGCCCTGGGCTTCGCCATCGGCGTGCGCGAGGTCGACCCGGACGCGATCCAGAACGCCGTCAACAACGCCCTGCAGCCGCGCGCGCGCGTCGCGCCGGAACCCGTCGCGGCCGCCAAGCCCGCCCGCGCCAAGAAGGAAAAGGCGGAAGCTCCGCCCAAGCGCGAACGCCGCCTGCCCCCGATCGACGACGAGGAGGACGCGATCGTCGCCGCGCCGACCGCCGTGACCGCGCCCGAACGCGCCTACACGCCCCCGCCCACCGACGACGCCTATGACGAGGAGGACGCGTTCGAGGACACGCTGGACGCCCGTCCGATGGCCATCGCCAAGCCCAAGGCCCCGCCCAGGGAGTCGGGCCGCGAGCAGCGCGAGCAGCAGAAGGCCTTCGATTTCGAAGAGAACGGCGGCTTCCAGCTGCCGGAACTGGCCATGCTGGCCAAGTCCAAGCCGCGCTCGTCGGAAGTCGACGCCGGCGCCCTGCGCCAGAACGCCCGCCTGCTGGAAAGCGTGCTGGCCGAGTTCGGCGTCAAGGGCCAGATCGACCAGATCCGGCCCGGCCCCGTGGTCACCATGTACGAGTTGGTGCCCGCCCCCGGCGTCAAGACCGCCCGCGTCGTGGCCCTGGCCGACGACATCGCCCGCTCGATGAGCGTGATCTCGTGCCGCGTCGCGGTCGCCCAAGGCCGTAACGCCATCGGCATCGAGATGCCCAACCAGCGTCGCGAGACCGTGTACCTGCGCGACCTGCTCAGCAGCGCCGACTACGAGAAGGCCAGCCAGATCCTGCCCATGGCCCTGGGCGAGACCATCGGCGGCGAACCCTACATCGCCGACCTGGCCAAGATGCCCCACCTGCTGATCGCCGGCACCACCGGCTCGGGCAAGTCGGTCGGCGTCAACGCCATGATCCTGTCGATCCTGTACAAGCTGCCCCCCGAGAAGTGCCGCTTCATCATGGTCGATCCCAAGATGCTGGAACTGTCGGTCTATGACGGCATCCCGCACCTGCTGGCCCCCGTCGTGACCGATCCGAAGAAGGCCGTCGTGGCCCTGAAGTGGACCGTCCGCGAGATGGAGGACCGCTATCGCCGCATGTCCAAGATCGGCGTGCGCAACATCGGCGGCTACAACGAGAAGGCCAACGAAGCGCTGGAGAAGGGCGAGCACTTCGAGCGCACCGTCCAGACCGGCTTCGACGACGCCGGCCGCCCGATCTACGAGACCGAGCAGATCCGCCCCGAGGCCATGCCCTATCTGGTCGTGGTCATCGACGAGGTCGCCGACCTGATGATGGTGGCCGGCAAGGACATCGAAGGCGCCGTGCAGCGCCTGGCCCAGATGGCCCGCGCCGCCGGCATCCACCTGATCATGGCCACCCAGCGCCCGTCGGTCGACGTCATCACCGGCACCATCAAGGCCAACTTCCCGACCCGGATCAGCTTCCAGGTCACCAGCAAGATCGACGCCCGCACCATCCTGGGCGAGCAGGGCGCCGAGCAGCTGCTGGGCCAGGGCGACATGCTCTACATGGCCGGCGGCGGCCGCATCACCCGTCTGCACGGCCCGTTCGTGTCGGACGGCGAGGTCGAGGCCGTGGCCAAGTTCCTGCGCGACCAGGGCATCCCGCAGTACCTGGAGGAGGTCACCGCCGGCGGCGACGAGGAGCAGGAAGAGGCCATCGAGGGCGCCTTCGCCGGCGAGGGCGGGGCCAACGACCTCTACGACCACGCCGTGGCCGTGGTCACCCGCGACCGCAAGGCCTCGACCAGCTATATCCAGCGCCGCCTGCAGATCGGCTACAACCGCGCCGCCTCGCTGATGGAGCGGATGGAGAAGGAGGGCGTGGTCGGCGCCGCCAACCACGCCGGCAAGCGCGAGATCCTGGCCCCGCCCCCGCCGCCGCTGTAG
- a CDS encoding TraB/GumN family protein: protein MAASKLVPLALALAIYTPALAQTASPPPTVELGQAPAPDESAVVAELTVVAKPPGPAVWLVEKDGAKLYILGSAQPLPHALKWSSPRLEKALDKADLVLVPPQASVGVTQIAGFVLRFGGGLRQPMGKNMEDQLPPDLKARFVESRNQARKGAGDYKNWKPAVAGFLLLSDFRQAAGLSEAKPVSTIERMAKARKLKVKAVGQYRMSAVTTIASKLSADDQLYCLRVALDEIAYDGAHSTTIGRDWAEGDLGSVRARYRESGAQRCLMRAPGGPALLEKGVAQTTDAMIEALKRPGVTVAVVDLGFLLPANGVLDRLKAGGAAVSSPVE from the coding sequence ATGGCCGCGTCCAAGCTCGTCCCTCTCGCCCTCGCGCTCGCGATATACACCCCCGCCCTCGCCCAGACCGCGTCTCCGCCGCCGACCGTCGAGCTCGGCCAGGCGCCGGCGCCGGACGAGAGCGCGGTGGTCGCCGAGCTGACCGTGGTGGCCAAGCCGCCCGGTCCGGCCGTCTGGCTGGTCGAGAAGGATGGAGCCAAGCTCTATATCCTGGGCTCGGCCCAGCCCCTGCCCCACGCGCTGAAGTGGTCCAGTCCTCGCCTGGAAAAGGCCTTGGACAAGGCCGACCTGGTGCTGGTCCCGCCGCAGGCCTCGGTGGGCGTGACCCAGATCGCCGGCTTTGTTCTCCGGTTCGGCGGCGGTCTGCGTCAGCCGATGGGCAAGAACATGGAAGACCAGCTGCCGCCCGACCTGAAGGCCCGCTTCGTTGAGTCCCGCAACCAGGCGCGCAAGGGCGCGGGCGACTACAAGAACTGGAAGCCGGCCGTGGCGGGCTTCCTGCTGCTGTCGGATTTTCGCCAGGCGGCGGGCCTGTCCGAGGCCAAGCCGGTCAGCACGATCGAGCGCATGGCCAAGGCCCGCAAGCTCAAGGTCAAGGCCGTCGGCCAGTACCGGATGAGCGCGGTGACCACGATCGCTTCCAAGCTCTCGGCCGACGACCAGCTTTATTGCCTGCGCGTGGCCTTGGACGAGATCGCCTATGACGGCGCCCATTCGACCACGATCGGCCGCGACTGGGCCGAGGGCGACCTGGGCTCGGTCCGCGCCCGCTATCGCGAGAGCGGCGCCCAGCGCTGCCTGATGCGCGCGCCCGGCGGGCCGGCCCTGCTGGAAAAGGGCGTCGCCCAGACCACCGACGCCATGATCGAGGCCCTCAAGCGTCCCGGCGTCACCGTGGCGGTGGTCGACCTGGGTTTCCTGCTGCCGGCCAACGGCGTGCTGGACCGGCTGAAGGCCGGCGGCGCGGCGGTCAGCTCGCCGGTCGAATAG
- a CDS encoding outer-membrane lipoprotein carrier protein LolA: MTNRRFLLAAGLAAAIAQGAFASGALAQTAPVPAKLSAEQQALLNKATAYIQGLSSAKGRFVQTDARGTQTQGTFYLQRPGKARFAYDPPAGLLVVSNGNNVNIFDSRLKTYESYPLSKTPLNLLLAREVRLDRGVVITDIRPLADGFTIVAQDAKRQALGKISLDFSNGPVALMGWTVTDIKGGQIRVRLSDFAETAGLDPKLFVLTDPRRKVGRP, encoded by the coding sequence ATGACCAATCGCCGTTTCCTTCTCGCGGCCGGCCTGGCCGCCGCCATCGCCCAAGGGGCCTTCGCTTCGGGGGCCCTCGCCCAGACCGCGCCGGTCCCCGCCAAGCTGTCCGCCGAGCAGCAGGCGCTGCTGAACAAGGCGACCGCCTATATCCAGGGCTTGTCCTCGGCCAAGGGCCGGTTCGTGCAGACCGACGCGCGGGGGACCCAGACCCAGGGGACCTTCTATCTGCAGCGCCCCGGCAAGGCGCGGTTCGCCTATGATCCGCCAGCCGGCCTGCTGGTCGTCAGCAACGGCAACAACGTCAACATCTTCGACAGCCGGCTGAAGACCTACGAGAGCTATCCGCTCAGCAAGACGCCGCTGAACCTGCTGCTGGCCCGCGAGGTCCGGCTGGATCGCGGCGTGGTCATCACCGACATCCGCCCGCTGGCCGACGGCTTCACGATCGTGGCCCAGGACGCCAAGCGCCAGGCTCTGGGCAAGATCTCGCTGGATTTCTCGAACGGCCCCGTCGCCCTGATGGGCTGGACGGTCACCGACATCAAGGGCGGTCAGATCCGCGTGCGCCTCAGCGACTTCGCCGAAACCGCTGGCTTGGACCCGAAGCTGTTCGTGCTGACCGACCCGCGCCGGAAGGTCGGTCGACCGTAG
- the xth gene encoding exodeoxyribonuclease III yields the protein MRLRIATWNVNSVRLRAEQAARFVDEQAPDVLCMQEIKCQEGEFPREAFEAMGLPHLKIAGQKGWHGVAIASRLPIEDVPTLMNCREGHARCVAVKVAGVEIQNFYIPAGGDLPDRAANPKFDHKLDFYETLTAALKKRDPKAPLIVTGDLNIAPGENDVWSHRQMLKVVSHTPAELEAFETMIRSMDLLDLPRLATPEPEKLFSWWSYRAADFRKSNRGLRLDHILASPGLRDAALVDGKAASRVHDDVREWERPSDHAPVTADLKV from the coding sequence ATGCGCCTCCGTATCGCCACCTGGAACGTCAATTCCGTCCGCCTCCGCGCCGAACAGGCCGCCCGCTTCGTCGACGAGCAGGCGCCCGACGTCCTGTGCATGCAGGAGATCAAGTGCCAGGAGGGCGAATTCCCGCGCGAGGCCTTCGAGGCCATGGGCCTGCCGCACCTGAAGATCGCCGGCCAGAAGGGCTGGCACGGGGTGGCCATCGCCTCGCGCCTGCCAATCGAGGACGTCCCGACCCTGATGAACTGCCGCGAGGGCCATGCCCGCTGCGTGGCGGTCAAGGTGGCCGGGGTCGAGATCCAGAACTTCTACATCCCGGCCGGCGGCGACCTGCCCGACCGCGCGGCCAATCCGAAGTTCGACCACAAGCTGGACTTCTACGAGACCCTGACCGCCGCCCTGAAGAAGCGCGATCCCAAGGCCCCGCTGATCGTCACCGGCGACCTGAACATCGCTCCCGGCGAGAACGATGTCTGGAGCCACCGCCAGATGCTGAAGGTGGTCAGCCACACCCCGGCCGAGCTCGAGGCCTTCGAGACCATGATCCGGTCGATGGACCTGCTGGACCTGCCGCGTCTGGCCACGCCCGAGCCCGAGAAGCTGTTTTCCTGGTGGAGCTACCGCGCCGCCGACTTCCGCAAGTCCAATCGCGGCCTGCGCCTGGACCACATCCTGGCCAGCCCCGGCCTGCGCGACGCCGCGCTCGTGGACGGCAAGGCCGCCTCGCGCGTCCACGACGACGTCCGCGAATGGGAACGCCCCAGCGACCACGCGCCGGTGACGGCGGACCTGAAGGTCTAG
- a CDS encoding glutamate racemase, producing MIGVFDSGVGGLTVHRALVQRLPQADFTYLADQANAPYGVRTGEEIVELTKAGCVRLFDRGASLVVLACNTASAIALRRLQQTWLPGYRKEIGRPVNILGIIVPTIEKATGLPWEHEAERRGEKVQQLDILGVFATQATVRSRVYEIEIDKRKQDLAVFSEACPELVPLIEGDASAVELAKAVEGHAQALKTRIGRFPDRVVLGCTHYEIIADIFRAALPAGTPLIQQPEATADALELYLERHPEYDPGTGGGRVFLTTGTPGPQNGLVQSFWGGPVAFDAA from the coding sequence ATGATCGGCGTCTTCGACTCCGGCGTGGGCGGCCTGACGGTCCACCGCGCCCTCGTGCAGCGTCTGCCCCAGGCGGACTTCACCTACCTGGCCGACCAGGCCAACGCGCCCTATGGCGTGCGCACCGGCGAGGAGATCGTCGAGTTGACCAAGGCCGGCTGCGTGCGGCTATTCGACCGTGGCGCCAGCCTGGTTGTCCTGGCCTGCAACACCGCCTCGGCCATCGCCCTGCGCCGCCTGCAGCAGACTTGGCTGCCCGGCTACCGCAAGGAAATCGGCCGACCGGTCAACATCCTGGGCATCATCGTGCCGACCATCGAGAAGGCCACCGGCCTGCCATGGGAACACGAGGCCGAACGGCGCGGCGAGAAGGTCCAGCAACTGGACATCCTGGGCGTGTTCGCCACCCAGGCCACGGTGCGCTCGCGCGTCTACGAGATCGAGATCGACAAGCGCAAGCAGGACCTGGCGGTGTTTTCCGAGGCCTGCCCGGAATTGGTGCCGCTGATCGAGGGCGACGCCAGCGCCGTCGAGTTGGCCAAAGCGGTCGAGGGCCACGCCCAGGCCCTGAAGACCCGCATCGGCCGTTTCCCCGACCGGGTGGTCCTGGGCTGCACCCATTACGAGATCATCGCCGACATCTTCCGCGCCGCCCTGCCGGCCGGCACGCCGCTGATCCAGCAGCCCGAGGCCACGGCCGACGCTCTGGAGCTCTATCTGGAGCGCCACCCGGAATACGATCCGGGGACCGGCGGCGGCCGCGTCTTCCTGACCACCGGCACGCCGGGCCCACAGAACGGCCTGGTGCAGAGCTTCTGGGGCGGTCCGGTCGCGTTCGACGCGGCCTAA